The Neodiprion fabricii isolate iyNeoFabr1 chromosome 4, iyNeoFabr1.1, whole genome shotgun sequence genome window below encodes:
- the LOC124179726 gene encoding abl interactor 2 isoform X4, which produces MAEYRSSDSYRVSSGVGSDSEVMAELAALLRHEIPDGRSHLADSHTNLERVAEYCEANYFQAENKRLALEETKNYTTQSLASVAYQINTLAYNFLQLLDLQTSQLAEMESQMNHIAQTVMIHKEKVARREIGVLTANKMTTRQYKIIAPANPEKPIKYVRKSIDYTILDEIGHGVRSGGTPRSKQRGGSQGSVQSLGAASTGSGLGAVIVGPAPTTKPPTPPQTVRTGTLSKGSRHPRRERGPGYSTLPLHAHTTPHPSHGLQHTAHTATLTQHTLPPQVGTVHPLQSHPQTPPPAPPSITGAAGYVQEHLNSMPPPPSPLVGSGGEMTNYSGHHTLPHRLSHQVSRSSGASSPPLPPPPPPEHDEHSQFGRPQQPSGAIMPIVPDEEDLPGWVPKNYIEKVVAIYDYYADKEDELSFQESSVIYVLKKNDDGWWEGVMDGITGLFPGNYVEPCV; this is translated from the exons ATGGCTGAGTACC GTAGTTCAGACTCGTATCGTGTGTCTTCAGGAGTGGGAAGCGATTCTGAAGTAATGGCAGAATTAGCGGCACTTTTGCGCCATGAAATCCCTGATGGGAGAAGCCACCTGGCCGATAGTCACACAAATTTGGAGCGAGTAGCAGAGTATTGCGAGGCAAATTATTTCCAAGCCGAGAACAAACGACTAGCTCTTgaagaaactaaaaattacACAACTCAGTCACTTGCCAGTGTTGCATATCAAATAAACACGCTGGCTTATAACTTTCTGCAGTTGTTGGATCTACAAACTTCGCAACTTGCGGAAATGGAAAGTCAGATGAACCACATTGCTCAGACAGTTATGATTCACAAGGAAAAGGTTGCCAGAAGGGAAATAGGTGTTCTTACTGCGAACAAAATGACCACGAGACAGTATAAGATTATTGCACCGGCAAATCCTGAAAAACCTATAAAATATGTAAGGAAAAGCATTGATTACACCATCTTGGATGAGATTGGTCATGGTGTACGAAGCGGAGGTACTCCTAGAAGCAAACAGCGTGGGGGGAGCCAGGGCAGTGTACAAAGTCTCGGTGCCGCTTCGACTGGTTCTGGTTTAGGTGCAGTGATTGTGGGTCCAGCACCTACTACGAAGCCACCAACTCCACCACAAACAGTCCGAACAG GAACACTGAGTAAGGGCTCCC GTCATCCTAGACGGGAACGAGGACCCGGTTATAGTACATTGCCACTCCACGCTCATACCACCCCGCATCCCTCTCATGGGCTTCAGCATACAGCTCATACTGCTACTCTTACTCAACACACCCTACCTCCCCAAGTTGGAACTGTTCATCCACTTCAAAGCCATCCGCAAACTCCACCTCCCGCTCCACCCAGTATCACCGGAGCTGCAGGCTATGTCCAAGAACATCTCAACAGCATGCCAC CACCTCCCTCGCCGCTAGTTGGCTCTGGGGGTGAAATGACTAATTACAGTGGTCACCATACTCTGCCGCATCGACTATCTCATCAAGTTAGCCGCAGCAGTGGAGCAAGCAGCCCTCCATTGCCTCCACCGCCACCCCCTGAACACGACGAACATTCTCAATTTGGAAGACCACAGCAACCATCTGGTGCTATTATGCCGATTGTGCCAGATGAGGAAGACTTACCTGGATGGGTACCAAAGAACTATATTGAGAaag TGGTGGCCATTTATGATTATTATGCCGATAAAGAAGATGAATTGAGCTTCCAAGAGAGTTCGGTTATCTATGTTTTGAAGAAGAATGACGACGGATGGTGGGAAGGCGTAATGGATGGAATAACTGGACTATTTCCTGGGAACTACGTAGAGCCCTGCGTTTAG
- the LOC124179726 gene encoding abl interactor 2 isoform X2: MAEYRSSDSYRVSSGVGSDSEVMAELAALLRHEIPDGRSHLADSHTNLERVAEYCEANYFQAENKRLALEETKNYTTQSLASVAYQINTLAYNFLQLLDLQTSQLAEMESQMNHIAQTVMIHKEKVARREIGVLTANKMTTRQYKIIAPANPEKPIKYVRKSIDYTILDEIGHGVRSGGTPRSKQRGGSQGSVQSLGAASTGSGLGAVIVGPAPTTKPPTPPQTVRTGTLSKGSREYRTPPAVAPPQVPSHYAPNYPLGHPRRERGPGYSTLPLHAHTTPHPSHGLQHTAHTATLTQHTLPPQVGTVHPLQSHPQTPPPAPPSITGAAGYVQEHLNSMPLGSGGEMTNYSGHHTLPHRLSHQVSRSSGASSPPLPPPPPPEHDEHSQFGRPQQPSGAIMPIVPDEEDLPGWVPKNYIEKVVAIYDYYADKEDELSFQESSVIYVLKKNDDGWWEGVMDGITGLFPGNYVEPCV, encoded by the exons ATGGCTGAGTACC GTAGTTCAGACTCGTATCGTGTGTCTTCAGGAGTGGGAAGCGATTCTGAAGTAATGGCAGAATTAGCGGCACTTTTGCGCCATGAAATCCCTGATGGGAGAAGCCACCTGGCCGATAGTCACACAAATTTGGAGCGAGTAGCAGAGTATTGCGAGGCAAATTATTTCCAAGCCGAGAACAAACGACTAGCTCTTgaagaaactaaaaattacACAACTCAGTCACTTGCCAGTGTTGCATATCAAATAAACACGCTGGCTTATAACTTTCTGCAGTTGTTGGATCTACAAACTTCGCAACTTGCGGAAATGGAAAGTCAGATGAACCACATTGCTCAGACAGTTATGATTCACAAGGAAAAGGTTGCCAGAAGGGAAATAGGTGTTCTTACTGCGAACAAAATGACCACGAGACAGTATAAGATTATTGCACCGGCAAATCCTGAAAAACCTATAAAATATGTAAGGAAAAGCATTGATTACACCATCTTGGATGAGATTGGTCATGGTGTACGAAGCGGAGGTACTCCTAGAAGCAAACAGCGTGGGGGGAGCCAGGGCAGTGTACAAAGTCTCGGTGCCGCTTCGACTGGTTCTGGTTTAGGTGCAGTGATTGTGGGTCCAGCACCTACTACGAAGCCACCAACTCCACCACAAACAGTCCGAACAG GAACACTGAGTAAGGGCTCCCGTGAGTACAGAACACCACCCGCAGTGGCTCCACCCCAAGTTCCCAGTCACTATGCACCCAATTACCCCTTAGGTCATCCTAGACGGGAACGAGGACCCGGTTATAGTACATTGCCACTCCACGCTCATACCACCCCGCATCCCTCTCATGGGCTTCAGCATACAGCTCATACTGCTACTCTTACTCAACACACCCTACCTCCCCAAGTTGGAACTGTTCATCCACTTCAAAGCCATCCGCAAACTCCACCTCCCGCTCCACCCAGTATCACCGGAGCTGCAGGCTATGTCCAAGAACATCTCAACAGCATGCCAC TTGGCTCTGGGGGTGAAATGACTAATTACAGTGGTCACCATACTCTGCCGCATCGACTATCTCATCAAGTTAGCCGCAGCAGTGGAGCAAGCAGCCCTCCATTGCCTCCACCGCCACCCCCTGAACACGACGAACATTCTCAATTTGGAAGACCACAGCAACCATCTGGTGCTATTATGCCGATTGTGCCAGATGAGGAAGACTTACCTGGATGGGTACCAAAGAACTATATTGAGAaag TGGTGGCCATTTATGATTATTATGCCGATAAAGAAGATGAATTGAGCTTCCAAGAGAGTTCGGTTATCTATGTTTTGAAGAAGAATGACGACGGATGGTGGGAAGGCGTAATGGATGGAATAACTGGACTATTTCCTGGGAACTACGTAGAGCCCTGCGTTTAG
- the LOC124179726 gene encoding abl interactor 2 isoform X3: MAELAALLRHEIPDGRSHLADSHTNLERVAEYCEANYFQAENKRLALEETKNYTTQSLASVAYQINTLAYNFLQLLDLQTSQLAEMESQMNHIAQTVMIHKEKVARREIGVLTANKMTTRQYKIIAPANPEKPIKYVRKSIDYTILDEIGHGVRSGGTPRSKQRGGSQGSVQSLGAASTGSGLGAVIVGPAPTTKPPTPPQTVRTGTLSKGSREYRTPPAVAPPQVPSHYAPNYPLGHPRRERGPGYSTLPLHAHTTPHPSHGLQHTAHTATLTQHTLPPQVGTVHPLQSHPQTPPPAPPSITGAAGYVQEHLNSMPPPPSPLVGSGGEMTNYSGHHTLPHRLSHQVSRSSGASSPPLPPPPPPEHDEHSQFGRPQQPSGAIMPIVPDEEDLPGWVPKNYIEKVVAIYDYYADKEDELSFQESSVIYVLKKNDDGWWEGVMDGITGLFPGNYVEPCV, encoded by the exons ATGGCAGAATTAGCGGCACTTTTGCGCCATGAAATCCCTGATGGGAGAAGCCACCTGGCCGATAGTCACACAAATTTGGAGCGAGTAGCAGAGTATTGCGAGGCAAATTATTTCCAAGCCGAGAACAAACGACTAGCTCTTgaagaaactaaaaattacACAACTCAGTCACTTGCCAGTGTTGCATATCAAATAAACACGCTGGCTTATAACTTTCTGCAGTTGTTGGATCTACAAACTTCGCAACTTGCGGAAATGGAAAGTCAGATGAACCACATTGCTCAGACAGTTATGATTCACAAGGAAAAGGTTGCCAGAAGGGAAATAGGTGTTCTTACTGCGAACAAAATGACCACGAGACAGTATAAGATTATTGCACCGGCAAATCCTGAAAAACCTATAAAATATGTAAGGAAAAGCATTGATTACACCATCTTGGATGAGATTGGTCATGGTGTACGAAGCGGAGGTACTCCTAGAAGCAAACAGCGTGGGGGGAGCCAGGGCAGTGTACAAAGTCTCGGTGCCGCTTCGACTGGTTCTGGTTTAGGTGCAGTGATTGTGGGTCCAGCACCTACTACGAAGCCACCAACTCCACCACAAACAGTCCGAACAG GAACACTGAGTAAGGGCTCCCGTGAGTACAGAACACCACCCGCAGTGGCTCCACCCCAAGTTCCCAGTCACTATGCACCCAATTACCCCTTAGGTCATCCTAGACGGGAACGAGGACCCGGTTATAGTACATTGCCACTCCACGCTCATACCACCCCGCATCCCTCTCATGGGCTTCAGCATACAGCTCATACTGCTACTCTTACTCAACACACCCTACCTCCCCAAGTTGGAACTGTTCATCCACTTCAAAGCCATCCGCAAACTCCACCTCCCGCTCCACCCAGTATCACCGGAGCTGCAGGCTATGTCCAAGAACATCTCAACAGCATGCCAC CACCTCCCTCGCCGCTAGTTGGCTCTGGGGGTGAAATGACTAATTACAGTGGTCACCATACTCTGCCGCATCGACTATCTCATCAAGTTAGCCGCAGCAGTGGAGCAAGCAGCCCTCCATTGCCTCCACCGCCACCCCCTGAACACGACGAACATTCTCAATTTGGAAGACCACAGCAACCATCTGGTGCTATTATGCCGATTGTGCCAGATGAGGAAGACTTACCTGGATGGGTACCAAAGAACTATATTGAGAaag TGGTGGCCATTTATGATTATTATGCCGATAAAGAAGATGAATTGAGCTTCCAAGAGAGTTCGGTTATCTATGTTTTGAAGAAGAATGACGACGGATGGTGGGAAGGCGTAATGGATGGAATAACTGGACTATTTCCTGGGAACTACGTAGAGCCCTGCGTTTAG
- the LOC124179726 gene encoding abl interactor 2 isoform X1, whose protein sequence is MAEYRSSDSYRVSSGVGSDSEVMAELAALLRHEIPDGRSHLADSHTNLERVAEYCEANYFQAENKRLALEETKNYTTQSLASVAYQINTLAYNFLQLLDLQTSQLAEMESQMNHIAQTVMIHKEKVARREIGVLTANKMTTRQYKIIAPANPEKPIKYVRKSIDYTILDEIGHGVRSGGTPRSKQRGGSQGSVQSLGAASTGSGLGAVIVGPAPTTKPPTPPQTVRTGTLSKGSREYRTPPAVAPPQVPSHYAPNYPLGHPRRERGPGYSTLPLHAHTTPHPSHGLQHTAHTATLTQHTLPPQVGTVHPLQSHPQTPPPAPPSITGAAGYVQEHLNSMPPPPSPLVGSGGEMTNYSGHHTLPHRLSHQVSRSSGASSPPLPPPPPPEHDEHSQFGRPQQPSGAIMPIVPDEEDLPGWVPKNYIEKVVAIYDYYADKEDELSFQESSVIYVLKKNDDGWWEGVMDGITGLFPGNYVEPCV, encoded by the exons ATGGCTGAGTACC GTAGTTCAGACTCGTATCGTGTGTCTTCAGGAGTGGGAAGCGATTCTGAAGTAATGGCAGAATTAGCGGCACTTTTGCGCCATGAAATCCCTGATGGGAGAAGCCACCTGGCCGATAGTCACACAAATTTGGAGCGAGTAGCAGAGTATTGCGAGGCAAATTATTTCCAAGCCGAGAACAAACGACTAGCTCTTgaagaaactaaaaattacACAACTCAGTCACTTGCCAGTGTTGCATATCAAATAAACACGCTGGCTTATAACTTTCTGCAGTTGTTGGATCTACAAACTTCGCAACTTGCGGAAATGGAAAGTCAGATGAACCACATTGCTCAGACAGTTATGATTCACAAGGAAAAGGTTGCCAGAAGGGAAATAGGTGTTCTTACTGCGAACAAAATGACCACGAGACAGTATAAGATTATTGCACCGGCAAATCCTGAAAAACCTATAAAATATGTAAGGAAAAGCATTGATTACACCATCTTGGATGAGATTGGTCATGGTGTACGAAGCGGAGGTACTCCTAGAAGCAAACAGCGTGGGGGGAGCCAGGGCAGTGTACAAAGTCTCGGTGCCGCTTCGACTGGTTCTGGTTTAGGTGCAGTGATTGTGGGTCCAGCACCTACTACGAAGCCACCAACTCCACCACAAACAGTCCGAACAG GAACACTGAGTAAGGGCTCCCGTGAGTACAGAACACCACCCGCAGTGGCTCCACCCCAAGTTCCCAGTCACTATGCACCCAATTACCCCTTAGGTCATCCTAGACGGGAACGAGGACCCGGTTATAGTACATTGCCACTCCACGCTCATACCACCCCGCATCCCTCTCATGGGCTTCAGCATACAGCTCATACTGCTACTCTTACTCAACACACCCTACCTCCCCAAGTTGGAACTGTTCATCCACTTCAAAGCCATCCGCAAACTCCACCTCCCGCTCCACCCAGTATCACCGGAGCTGCAGGCTATGTCCAAGAACATCTCAACAGCATGCCAC CACCTCCCTCGCCGCTAGTTGGCTCTGGGGGTGAAATGACTAATTACAGTGGTCACCATACTCTGCCGCATCGACTATCTCATCAAGTTAGCCGCAGCAGTGGAGCAAGCAGCCCTCCATTGCCTCCACCGCCACCCCCTGAACACGACGAACATTCTCAATTTGGAAGACCACAGCAACCATCTGGTGCTATTATGCCGATTGTGCCAGATGAGGAAGACTTACCTGGATGGGTACCAAAGAACTATATTGAGAaag TGGTGGCCATTTATGATTATTATGCCGATAAAGAAGATGAATTGAGCTTCCAAGAGAGTTCGGTTATCTATGTTTTGAAGAAGAATGACGACGGATGGTGGGAAGGCGTAATGGATGGAATAACTGGACTATTTCCTGGGAACTACGTAGAGCCCTGCGTTTAG